The following coding sequences are from one Sphaeramia orbicularis chromosome 11, fSphaOr1.1, whole genome shotgun sequence window:
- the LOC115428882 gene encoding transcription factor 19-like produces MLSEVQPCFQLLRIGSSGGDSARDLYTFRPALSQSVFRLGRAAELCDVTLDSASVSRIHAELHAEREGNSDDTVSQEEGWRVHVKDRSSHGTWVNEVRLQPGIQWELSDGDTLVFGGQSAPGSPEFYFLFQKVKVRPLDFDAITIPKAGTFSSDIRDRIRTNLDRKVAANLDLSKLSINRATVILNSIGSLSKMKGSAWTFKRSHSHEGTVSDPGSSSSPPLAVGFSSLLPPSTPPAFSAAVSVPSNKSLPAASRSRRKSAHTVLLEDDSSDEPRSRGALGGVVEDGQRARGKKRRRLYKSESEGFHSPQALPLQKHSEVRRPLEAKPFPVGIRTIGSFHGAMTNSRLNHHLLHVNHAAPAGHRQEVETTYRVQTVMHGNITAFRQQKSAHSSPSAPRGRRRANSSPVFSPLVVGGENYSLASPSVRIRTEDRGRVQFNRFHHQTSKRRGRPRKHPLPPRPSLPSPSSSSSSSTSSASSSSGSSSSSSSDDDDDDDDEEEVMGGGVEPCAAQRCRLPQQDTVQWIQCDVCDAWYHIDCLHIDRKKLLRDPNADFHCGCR; encoded by the exons ATGTTGTCCGAGGTGCAGCCGTGTTTCCAGCTGCTTCGGATCGGGTCGTCGGGCGGGGACTCGGCGCGGGATCTGTACACGTTCCGGCCGGCGCTGAGCCAGTCGGTGTTTCGCCTCGGGAGGGCGGCGGAGCTGTGCGACGTCACTCTGGACTCCGCATCCGTGTCCAGGATCCACGCCGAGCTGCACGCCGAGAGGGAGGGGAACTCTGATGACACGGTGTCACAGGAGGAAGGATGGAGGGTCCACGTCAAGGACCGGAGCAGCCACG GCACCTGGGTCAATGAGGTCCGCCTCCAGCCGGGCATCCAATGGGAGCTCTCGGATGGCGACACGCTGGTCTTTGGCGGACAGTCTGCTCCAGGGAGCCCAGAGTTTTACTTTCTCTTTCAGAAAGTCAAAGTTCGCCCCCTGGACTTTGATGCTATCACAATTCCTAAG gcGGGAACGTTCTCCTCTGACATCCGGGATCGGATCAGAACCAACCTGGATCGTAAAGTCGCGGCTAACCTGGACCTGTCCAAGCTGTCAATCAACCGGGCCACGGTCATCCTCAACTCCATCGGCAGCCTGAGCAAGATGAAGGGCAGCGCCTGGACCTTTAAGAGGAGCCACAGCCACGAGGGGACCGTCTCCGACCCCGGCTCCTCGTCCTCGCCTCCCCTCGCCGTGGGCTTCTCCTCCCTGCTCCCTCCCTCCACACCTCCAGCCTTCTCCGCTGCAGTGTCAGTGCCTTCAAACAAATCCCTCCCCGCTGCCTCCAGGAGCAGGAGGAAGTCTGCTCACACGGTTCTGCTGGAAGACGACAGTTCAGACGAGCCCAGGAGTCGAGGAG CTCTGGGAGGAGTCGTGGAGGACGGACAGAGGGCGAGGGGGAAGAAGAGGCGGCGACTCTACAAGTCGGAGTCGGAGGGTTTCCACTCGCCTCAGGCTTTGCCGCTGCAGAAACACAGTGAAGTCAGGCGGCCCCTGGAGGCCAAGCCCTTCCCCGTGGGCATCAGGACCATCGGCAGCTTCCACGGAGCCATGACCAACAGCCGACTGAACCACCACCTGCTGCACGTGAACCACGCCGCCCCCGccggacacagacaggaagtggagaccACGTACCGGGTCCAGACCGTCATGCACGGGAACATCACAGCCTTCAGACAACAGAAAAGCGCCCACAGCTCCCCGTCAGCACCCAGGGGCAGGCGGAGGGCCAACAGCTCCCCAGTCTTCTCCCCCCTGGTGGTCGGAGGGGAGAACTACAGCCTGGCCTCGCCCTCGGTGAGGATCCGGACTGAGGACAGAGGGAGGGTGCAGTTCAACAGGTTCCACCACCAGACCAG taaacGTCGGGGGCGGCCCAGAAAACACCCCCTCCCTCCCCGCCCCTCGTTGCcctctccatcctcctcctcttcctcatccaccTCCTCAGCCTCGTCTTCctccggctcctcctcctcttcctcctcagacgacgacgatgatgacgatgatgaggaGGAAGTGATGGGTGGCGGCGTGGAGCCGTGTGCCGCCCAGCGGTGTCGGCTGCCCCAGCAGGACACGGTGCAGTGGATCCAGTGCGACGTGTGCGACGCCTGGTACCACATAGACTGTCTGCACATCGACCGCAAGAAGCTGCTCCGCGACCCCAACGCTGACTTCCACTGCGGCTGCCGCTGA